A region from the Diorhabda sublineata isolate icDioSubl1.1 chromosome X, icDioSubl1.1, whole genome shotgun sequence genome encodes:
- the LOC130451032 gene encoding uncharacterized protein LOC130451032, with protein sequence MEQGQEPCTWSYKVNPEGKNDMGQLYQLLGKLQAVQNHGVTEIQVVAFGKIDKIYLRKCAEGIFRGSEVKVQVIIPRDPSRLAPKSSKGGPATTTEKIIIKSEGKQYADILRSIKSSVNIDEMGVKVKGIKKTAKGDVLMEILGEKNQVIALRQAIMDKDKDTQVEIKRDEGIIHIADIDGDMNAKQIEQDVRKSVANAKEDDVRVLSCRPNQRGNQTATLAVKRRVASELLKMDTVRIGWAPCQVRARVKITRCFKCLEFGHRTNECKGTDNSKMCLKCGKDNHKARDCLNKSYCLTCKKDGHRADQTACPYYLKLVKEKSKAISDTRRRLSTARGQNFSVQY encoded by the coding sequence ATGGAGCAAGGTCAAGAACCATGTACATGGTCATACAAGGTCAACCCAGAAGGGAAAAACGACATGGGTCAACTATATCAGTTGCTAGGCAAACTGCAAGCAGTCCAAAACCATGGAGTGACGGAAATTCAAGTAGTAGCCTTCggcaaaattgataaaatctacCTTAGAAAGTGCGCAGAAGGTATCTTCAGGGGATCTGAGGTCAAAGTGCAAGTTATTATACCTAGAGATCCAAGCCGATTAGCACCTAAGTCAAGTAAGGGAGGACCAGCGACGACAACAGAGAAGATTATAATCAAATCTGAAGGAAAGCAATATGCTGACATACTCCGTTCGATCAAGAGTAGTGTGAACATAGACGAGATGGGTGTTAAGGTAAAAGGCATTAAGAAAACTGCTAAGGGTGATGTCCTTATGGAGATACTTGGAGAGAAAAATCAAGTAATCGCCCTCAGACAAGCTATAATGGACAAAGATAAAGATACCCAAGTCGAAATTAAAAGAGATGAAGGCATTATTCATATCGCGGACATAGACGGAGATATGAACGCAAAACAGATAGAGCAAGATGTCAGGAAAAGCGTAGCAAACGCAAAAGAAGATGACGTCCGAGTGCTCTCTTGCAGGCCAAACCAGAGGGGAAACCAAACTGCTACACTTGCGGTCAAAAGAAGAGTGGCCAGCGAATTACTCAAAATGGATACCGTGAGAATAGGGTGGGCACCGTGCCAGGTCCGAGCAAGGGTCAAAATCACCAGGTGTTTCAAATGTTTGGAGTTTGGCCACCGCACCAATGAATGCAAAGGAACCGATAACTCGAAGATGTGCCTTAAATGCGGCAAGGATAACCACAAGGCCAGAGACTGCCTTAACAAAAGCTATTGCCTAACATGTAAAAAAGACGGTCACAGAGCTGATCAGACTGCTTGCCCTTACTACCTTAAGcttgtaaaagaaaaatcaaaagcaaTTAGTGACACCAGACGCAGGCTCAGCACTGCACGGGGTCAAAACTTTAgtgttcaatattaa